A portion of the Pseudomonadota bacterium genome contains these proteins:
- the rpsH gene encoding 30S ribosomal protein S8, whose protein sequence is MMSDPVADMLSRIRNALMAHHDSVEMPLSKLKTRVAEILKKEGYIVDFETDAQHPPRLTVRLKYGRHRNSAILGLQRTSRPGRRVYVGHKDIPRVHNGMGIAILSTSRGVLTDAEARKTGVGGEVLCEVW, encoded by the coding sequence ATGATGAGTGATCCGGTAGCCGACATGCTCTCGCGCATTCGCAATGCGTTGATGGCGCATCACGACAGCGTCGAGATGCCGCTGTCGAAGCTCAAGACCCGAGTGGCTGAGATTCTGAAGAAGGAAGGCTACATCGTCGATTTTGAGACCGATGCGCAGCACCCGCCGCGTTTGACCGTACGGCTCAAGTATGGCCGTCATCGCAACAGCGCAATTCTCGGACTGCAGCGCACGAGCCGCCCCGGACGCCGCGTGTACGTGGGCCACAAGGACATTCCCCGGGTTCACAACGGGATGGGCATCGCCATACTGTCCACCTCACGCGGAGTGCTCACGGACGCCGAAGCCCGTAAGACGGGCGTGGGCGGCGAAGTGCTGTGCGAGGTCTGGTGA